A single region of the Balaenoptera ricei isolate mBalRic1 chromosome 12, mBalRic1.hap2, whole genome shotgun sequence genome encodes:
- the FRMD1 gene encoding FERM domain-containing protein 1 isoform X3 — protein sequence MEGSWSRDPMCGWWKWPRDGEMPAEHRDVLVLLPTRERLRLVVGVQATGHELFQQVCDLAGIREAHFFGLSVIRNSEHVFMDLEQKLSKYFSKDWKREMRRGSGRPGAPFVAFLRVQHYVENGRLISDRRARHLYYCHLKERVLRSQCAHREEAYFLLAAYGLQADLGNYREPAHSGRYFEPQAYFPQWIITKRGSAYILRHTPALHREQRGLSPKQAVLHFIREACRLEDVPVHFFRLYKDKKEDRPTIVLGLTLRGVQFYQEVNHAPQLLYDFPWRHVGKLAFLGKKFELWPDGLPAARKLVYRTGCPWRSRHLLRLLSASHQLRLALQPALQRLRQLEEAQEKKCYRETCISDVLELELDLDPASRASPGSAGSGDNGDGGWRPPHRLSLLSSGSHCSSHSAGIEADSQLAGPAEPGETSVDEPFVGAAALRGEEPPCSSGTSQSSRGTPLPSSPWPWFGSRW from the exons ATGGAGGGCTCCTGGTCCCGAGACCCCATGTGCGGCTGGTGGAAGTGGCCCCGGGACGGCGAGATGCCCGCGGAGCACAGGGACGTCCTGGTGCTGCTCCCCACGCGGGAACGGCTGCGGCTGGTCGTGGGG GTGCAGGCCACCGGGCACGAGCTCTTCCAGCAGGTGTGCGACCTGGCCGGCATCAGAGAAGCCCACTTCTTTGGCCTCAGTGTGATAAGAA ACAGCGAGCACGTCTTCATGGATTTGGAGCAGAAGCTCAGCAAATACTTCTCAAAGGACTGGAAGAGAGAAATGCGTAGA GGAAGCGGCAGGCCCGGTGCCCCCTTCGTGGCCTTCCTCAGGGTGCAGCACTACGTGGAAAACGGAAGGCTTATCAG CGACAGGAGGGCCAGGCACCTGTACTACTGCCACCTGAAGGAGCGGGTGCTGCGGTCCCAGTGCGCCCACCGGGAGGAGGCCTACTTCCTGCTGGCTGCCTACGGGCTGCAGGCCGACCTGGGCAATTACCGCGAGCCGGCACACTCGGGCCGCTACTTTGAGCCGCAGGCCTACTTCCCGCAGTGG ATCATCACCAAGAGGGGCAGCGCCTACATCCTCCGGCACACGCCCGCCCTGCACCGCGAGCAGCGGGGCCTGAGCCCCAAGCAGGCCGTGCTGCACTTCATCCGGGAGGCCTGCCGCCTGGAGGACGTGCCCGTGCATTTCTTCAGGCTGTACAAG GATAAGAAGGAGGACCGACCTACCATTGTCCTGGGACTGACCCTCAGAGGAGTGCAGTTCTATCAG GAGGTGAACCACGCTCCACAGCTGCTCTACGACTTCCCCTGGCGCCACGTCGGGAAGCTGGCCTTTCTG GGCAAGAAGTTCGAGCTCTGGCCGGACGGGCTGCCCGCGGCCCGGAAGCTGGTGTACCGCACGGGCTGCCCCTGGCGCTCCCGCCACCTGCTGCGCCTGCTCAGCGCCAGCCACCAGCTGCGCCTGGCCCTGCAGCCCGCCCTGCAGCGGCTGCGGCAGCTGGAGGAGGCCCAAG aGAAGAAGTGCTACCGGGAGACCTGCATCAGCGACgtgctggagctggagctggaccTGGACCCGGCCAGCAGGGCGTCCCCTGGCTCCGCTGGCAGCGGGGACAATGGGGACGGAGGCTGGCGTCCCCCGCACCGCCTCTCCCTCCTCTCGTCTGGCAGCCACTGCAGCTCCCACTCCGCGGGCATCGAGGCCGACTCCCAGCTGGCGGGGCCCGCGGAGCCGGGGGAGACGTCGGTGGATGAGCCCTTCGTCGGGGCTGCGGCGCTCCGCGGGGAGGAGCCGCCCTGCAGCTCCGGCACCAGCCAGAGCAGCCGCGGCACG CCTCTCCCCAGCAGCCCTTGGCCGTGGTTCGGGTCACGCTGGTGA
- the FRMD1 gene encoding FERM domain-containing protein 1 isoform X2 encodes MEGSWSRDPMCGWWKWPRDGEMPAEHRDVLVLLPTRERLRLVVGVQATGHELFQQVCDLAGIREAHFFGLSVIRNSEHVFMDLEQKLSKYFSKDWKREMRRGSGRPGAPFVAFLRVQHYVENGRLIRRARHLYYCHLKERVLRSQCAHREEAYFLLAAYGLQADLGNYREPAHSGRYFEPQAYFPQWIITKRGSAYILRHTPALHREQRGLSPKQAVLHFIREACRLEDVPVHFFRLYKDKKEDRPTIVLGLTLRGVQFYQEVNHAPQLLYDFPWRHVGKLAFLGKKFELWPDGLPAARKLVYRTGCPWRSRHLLRLLSASHQLRLALQPALQRLRQLEEAQEKKCYRETCISDVLELELDLDPASRASPGSAGSGDNGDGGWRPPHRLSLLSSGSHCSSHSAGIEADSQLAGPAEPGETSVDEPFVGAAALRGEEPPCSSGTSQSSRGTVGGGRASPQQPLAVVRVTLVSTRGPSAEALHQVPEARAAAGPADPHSRSVDDVRPAPAPRSAPRPAPRSCPVRRALDPGPRRSVNSRSLDLLGEDQLPEEFVV; translated from the exons ATGGAGGGCTCCTGGTCCCGAGACCCCATGTGCGGCTGGTGGAAGTGGCCCCGGGACGGCGAGATGCCCGCGGAGCACAGGGACGTCCTGGTGCTGCTCCCCACGCGGGAACGGCTGCGGCTGGTCGTGGGG GTGCAGGCCACCGGGCACGAGCTCTTCCAGCAGGTGTGCGACCTGGCCGGCATCAGAGAAGCCCACTTCTTTGGCCTCAGTGTGATAAGAA ACAGCGAGCACGTCTTCATGGATTTGGAGCAGAAGCTCAGCAAATACTTCTCAAAGGACTGGAAGAGAGAAATGCGTAGA GGAAGCGGCAGGCCCGGTGCCCCCTTCGTGGCCTTCCTCAGGGTGCAGCACTACGTGGAAAACGGAAGGCTTATCAG GAGGGCCAGGCACCTGTACTACTGCCACCTGAAGGAGCGGGTGCTGCGGTCCCAGTGCGCCCACCGGGAGGAGGCCTACTTCCTGCTGGCTGCCTACGGGCTGCAGGCCGACCTGGGCAATTACCGCGAGCCGGCACACTCGGGCCGCTACTTTGAGCCGCAGGCCTACTTCCCGCAGTGG ATCATCACCAAGAGGGGCAGCGCCTACATCCTCCGGCACACGCCCGCCCTGCACCGCGAGCAGCGGGGCCTGAGCCCCAAGCAGGCCGTGCTGCACTTCATCCGGGAGGCCTGCCGCCTGGAGGACGTGCCCGTGCATTTCTTCAGGCTGTACAAG GATAAGAAGGAGGACCGACCTACCATTGTCCTGGGACTGACCCTCAGAGGAGTGCAGTTCTATCAG GAGGTGAACCACGCTCCACAGCTGCTCTACGACTTCCCCTGGCGCCACGTCGGGAAGCTGGCCTTTCTG GGCAAGAAGTTCGAGCTCTGGCCGGACGGGCTGCCCGCGGCCCGGAAGCTGGTGTACCGCACGGGCTGCCCCTGGCGCTCCCGCCACCTGCTGCGCCTGCTCAGCGCCAGCCACCAGCTGCGCCTGGCCCTGCAGCCCGCCCTGCAGCGGCTGCGGCAGCTGGAGGAGGCCCAAG aGAAGAAGTGCTACCGGGAGACCTGCATCAGCGACgtgctggagctggagctggaccTGGACCCGGCCAGCAGGGCGTCCCCTGGCTCCGCTGGCAGCGGGGACAATGGGGACGGAGGCTGGCGTCCCCCGCACCGCCTCTCCCTCCTCTCGTCTGGCAGCCACTGCAGCTCCCACTCCGCGGGCATCGAGGCCGACTCCCAGCTGGCGGGGCCCGCGGAGCCGGGGGAGACGTCGGTGGATGAGCCCTTCGTCGGGGCTGCGGCGCTCCGCGGGGAGGAGCCGCCCTGCAGCTCCGGCACCAGCCAGAGCAGCCGCGGCACGGTTGGTGGTGGCAGAG CCTCTCCCCAGCAGCCCTTGGCCGTGGTTCGGGTCACGCTGGTGAGCACGAGGGGCCCGAGCGCTGAGGCCCTGCACCAG GTGCCGGAGGCCCGGGCGGCAGCCGGCCCCGCGGACCCGCACAGCCGCAGCGTGGACGATGTgcgccccgcgcccgccccgcgctcggccccgcgccccgccccgcgcagCTGCCCCGTCCGCCGCGCGCTGGACCCCGGGCCGAGGAGGTCCGTGAACTCCCGCTCCCTGGACCTGCTCGGAGAAGACCAGCTTCCTGAGGAGTTTGTGGTGTAG
- the FRMD1 gene encoding FERM domain-containing protein 1 isoform X1 has translation MEGSWSRDPMCGWWKWPRDGEMPAEHRDVLVLLPTRERLRLVVGVQATGHELFQQVCDLAGIREAHFFGLSVIRNSEHVFMDLEQKLSKYFSKDWKREMRRGSGRPGAPFVAFLRVQHYVENGRLISDRRARHLYYCHLKERVLRSQCAHREEAYFLLAAYGLQADLGNYREPAHSGRYFEPQAYFPQWIITKRGSAYILRHTPALHREQRGLSPKQAVLHFIREACRLEDVPVHFFRLYKDKKEDRPTIVLGLTLRGVQFYQEVNHAPQLLYDFPWRHVGKLAFLGKKFELWPDGLPAARKLVYRTGCPWRSRHLLRLLSASHQLRLALQPALQRLRQLEEAQEKKCYRETCISDVLELELDLDPASRASPGSAGSGDNGDGGWRPPHRLSLLSSGSHCSSHSAGIEADSQLAGPAEPGETSVDEPFVGAAALRGEEPPCSSGTSQSSRGTVGGGRASPQQPLAVVRVTLVSTRGPSAEALHQVPEARAAAGPADPHSRSVDDVRPAPAPRSAPRPAPRSCPVRRALDPGPRRSVNSRSLDLLGEDQLPEEFVV, from the exons ATGGAGGGCTCCTGGTCCCGAGACCCCATGTGCGGCTGGTGGAAGTGGCCCCGGGACGGCGAGATGCCCGCGGAGCACAGGGACGTCCTGGTGCTGCTCCCCACGCGGGAACGGCTGCGGCTGGTCGTGGGG GTGCAGGCCACCGGGCACGAGCTCTTCCAGCAGGTGTGCGACCTGGCCGGCATCAGAGAAGCCCACTTCTTTGGCCTCAGTGTGATAAGAA ACAGCGAGCACGTCTTCATGGATTTGGAGCAGAAGCTCAGCAAATACTTCTCAAAGGACTGGAAGAGAGAAATGCGTAGA GGAAGCGGCAGGCCCGGTGCCCCCTTCGTGGCCTTCCTCAGGGTGCAGCACTACGTGGAAAACGGAAGGCTTATCAG CGACAGGAGGGCCAGGCACCTGTACTACTGCCACCTGAAGGAGCGGGTGCTGCGGTCCCAGTGCGCCCACCGGGAGGAGGCCTACTTCCTGCTGGCTGCCTACGGGCTGCAGGCCGACCTGGGCAATTACCGCGAGCCGGCACACTCGGGCCGCTACTTTGAGCCGCAGGCCTACTTCCCGCAGTGG ATCATCACCAAGAGGGGCAGCGCCTACATCCTCCGGCACACGCCCGCCCTGCACCGCGAGCAGCGGGGCCTGAGCCCCAAGCAGGCCGTGCTGCACTTCATCCGGGAGGCCTGCCGCCTGGAGGACGTGCCCGTGCATTTCTTCAGGCTGTACAAG GATAAGAAGGAGGACCGACCTACCATTGTCCTGGGACTGACCCTCAGAGGAGTGCAGTTCTATCAG GAGGTGAACCACGCTCCACAGCTGCTCTACGACTTCCCCTGGCGCCACGTCGGGAAGCTGGCCTTTCTG GGCAAGAAGTTCGAGCTCTGGCCGGACGGGCTGCCCGCGGCCCGGAAGCTGGTGTACCGCACGGGCTGCCCCTGGCGCTCCCGCCACCTGCTGCGCCTGCTCAGCGCCAGCCACCAGCTGCGCCTGGCCCTGCAGCCCGCCCTGCAGCGGCTGCGGCAGCTGGAGGAGGCCCAAG aGAAGAAGTGCTACCGGGAGACCTGCATCAGCGACgtgctggagctggagctggaccTGGACCCGGCCAGCAGGGCGTCCCCTGGCTCCGCTGGCAGCGGGGACAATGGGGACGGAGGCTGGCGTCCCCCGCACCGCCTCTCCCTCCTCTCGTCTGGCAGCCACTGCAGCTCCCACTCCGCGGGCATCGAGGCCGACTCCCAGCTGGCGGGGCCCGCGGAGCCGGGGGAGACGTCGGTGGATGAGCCCTTCGTCGGGGCTGCGGCGCTCCGCGGGGAGGAGCCGCCCTGCAGCTCCGGCACCAGCCAGAGCAGCCGCGGCACGGTTGGTGGTGGCAGAG CCTCTCCCCAGCAGCCCTTGGCCGTGGTTCGGGTCACGCTGGTGAGCACGAGGGGCCCGAGCGCTGAGGCCCTGCACCAG GTGCCGGAGGCCCGGGCGGCAGCCGGCCCCGCGGACCCGCACAGCCGCAGCGTGGACGATGTgcgccccgcgcccgccccgcgctcggccccgcgccccgccccgcgcagCTGCCCCGTCCGCCGCGCGCTGGACCCCGGGCCGAGGAGGTCCGTGAACTCCCGCTCCCTGGACCTGCTCGGAGAAGACCAGCTTCCTGAGGAGTTTGTGGTGTAG